One region of Chloroflexota bacterium genomic DNA includes:
- a CDS encoding Lrp/AsnC family transcriptional regulator, whose product MSTRNPPVIDHLDTELIRELETDAAQTYTDLATKLHVSRNTVRSRFERLQTAHVIRPVCYVPPEVLGYSFNVSFGINTQPGKLEDVANQLASWSAVHTIILCIGRFDITGGRALFRDRSDLLDFLNHGVGSIAGIRSIEIALQLHDVKLSTGVLANLPSPTCDPTDLDSTDLSLIRELQRDPRQTITHIAKKIRATETTVMRRMQRLKDKRVINIIAATNPFLLGYDGVAAIWMKADLGKVAEVANSVASYPDVRYVGTHTGSYNIIAWVIFKKLNDLGHFLNDDLGRIPGLRDIEPLTHLKIVKSSFRYLHE is encoded by the coding sequence ATGAGCACCAGGAACCCGCCCGTCATCGATCACCTGGACACCGAACTGATCAGAGAATTGGAGACCGATGCGGCGCAAACCTATACTGATCTGGCCACCAAGCTGCATGTCAGCAGAAACACTGTGCGAAGTCGGTTCGAGAGACTCCAGACCGCTCATGTCATCAGACCTGTTTGTTATGTCCCTCCCGAAGTCCTGGGGTACAGTTTCAACGTCTCTTTTGGCATTAATACCCAGCCCGGCAAACTCGAGGATGTAGCAAACCAACTGGCATCGTGGTCGGCAGTTCACACCATCATCTTATGCATTGGCCGTTTTGATATCACCGGCGGACGAGCCCTGTTCCGAGACCGTAGTGATCTCTTGGACTTCTTGAACCACGGCGTGGGTTCCATTGCTGGAATTCGAAGCATAGAGATAGCTTTACAGTTGCACGACGTCAAGTTGTCCACCGGCGTATTGGCGAATTTGCCGTCTCCGACGTGTGACCCTACCGATTTGGATTCAACTGATCTTAGCCTCATTCGGGAACTGCAGAGGGATCCTCGCCAAACGATAACTCACATTGCCAAGAAGATCAGGGCAACCGAAACTACGGTGATGAGGAGAATGCAGAGGCTAAAGGATAAGAGGGTTATCAATATCATAGCCGCTACTAATCCATTCCTTTTGGGATACGACGGTGTTGCAGCAATTTGGATGAAGGCAGACTTGGGTAAGGTTGCCGAGGTAGCGAACTCAGTTGCCTCTTACCCAGATGTCCGCTATGTAGGAACTCACACAGGCTCATATAACATCATTGCGTGGGTCATCTTCAAGAAGCTGAATGATCTAGGCCATTTCCTCAACGATGATCTGGGAAGGATTCCGGGATTAAGAGACATCGAACCCTTAACGCACCTGAAAATAGTCAAATCTTCCTTTCGGTATCTACATGAGTGA
- the rlmN gene encoding 23S rRNA (adenine(2503)-C(2))-methyltransferase RlmN — MRPKITDLSLDQLKSLVRSYGQPDYTARQIFRWLYQGLASSFDEMTDLPAALRKTLASQTTPLSLRPIEQRISDNGKTTKVLFELEDGQSVESVLMLYDGREKGQKRNTVCISTQVGCPIGCPFCATGQQGFERDLSPGEIVEQVLYFQRQLAARRYDKVAAGPTPPRITNVVFMGMGEPLANYESIRQSLETLASRQGLGFGARRVTISTAGLVPQIRRLAQEKVHAELAISLHASSNELRNMLVPINRKYPLEMLLPAATEYFERTGRRPTFEYVLFRGINDSVRHARDLAHLLLGLNCHVNLIPASPTLDRKFLPPSMKQVLAFQRELTRCGVSNTLRVSRGLDIEAACGQLRSRCNPSCRAG; from the coding sequence ATGCGCCCGAAAATCACTGACCTGTCTCTTGACCAGCTTAAGTCCCTCGTGCGCTCTTACGGGCAGCCGGATTACACGGCCCGCCAGATATTCAGGTGGCTGTATCAGGGTTTGGCCAGCTCCTTTGACGAGATGACTGATCTGCCAGCAGCACTAAGAAAGACGCTTGCCTCACAAACTACGCCATTAAGCCTTCGTCCCATAGAGCAGAGAATCTCCGATAACGGCAAAACAACAAAAGTTCTATTTGAACTGGAGGATGGCCAATCCGTTGAAAGCGTACTCATGCTCTATGACGGAAGGGAAAAGGGCCAGAAGCGGAACACCGTCTGTATTTCTACTCAGGTGGGATGCCCCATCGGCTGTCCTTTCTGTGCTACGGGCCAGCAAGGCTTCGAACGCGATCTCTCCCCTGGAGAAATTGTGGAACAGGTTCTCTACTTCCAGCGTCAGCTTGCGGCGCGCCGGTACGACAAGGTTGCGGCTGGCCCAACGCCACCTCGTATTACCAACGTGGTCTTCATGGGAATGGGAGAACCTTTGGCCAACTATGAATCCATTCGGCAGTCTTTGGAGACCTTAGCCTCCAGGCAGGGTCTGGGTTTTGGAGCCAGGAGGGTAACCATCTCTACAGCCGGTCTTGTGCCTCAGATCAGGCGTCTTGCCCAGGAGAAGGTTCACGCCGAACTGGCTATTTCCCTCCATGCTAGCAGTAATGAGCTTCGAAACATGCTTGTCCCCATTAACCGAAAATATCCCCTGGAGATGCTTCTGCCTGCTGCTACGGAATACTTTGAGAGGACTGGCCGCCGTCCTACCTTTGAGTACGTCTTGTTCAGGGGCATAAACGACTCCGTCCGCCATGCTCGTGACCTCGCCCATCTCCTCCTGGGGCTCAATTGCCATGTAAACCTTATTCCGGCAAGCCCCACCCTCGACAGGAAATTCCTACCCCCCTCGATGAAGCAGGTTCTTGCGTTTCAACGGGAACTGACACGGTGCGGTGTCTCAAATACGCTACGGGTGTCTAGAGGCCTGGATATAGAGGCTGCCTGTGGACAGTTGCGCTCCAGGTGTAACCCCTCCTGCCGGGCTGGATGA
- the rpiB gene encoding ribose 5-phosphate isomerase B yields MKIALGCDHRGLQLKQMIINLITEMGHTHKDFGCYYDTTRVDYPDFAQKVAQEVASGGFDRGILVCGTGIGMCIAANKVKGIRAAICNDLFSAHRARQHIDINVLCLGQDIVGQELARMIVHAFLVTEFEGGRHAQRLEKIKILEKS; encoded by the coding sequence ATGAAAATCGCCCTCGGCTGTGATCATCGAGGCCTGCAACTTAAGCAAATGATCATAAATCTCATTACTGAGATGGGGCATACTCATAAAGACTTCGGTTGCTATTATGACACCACCAGGGTTGACTATCCTGACTTTGCCCAGAAAGTGGCGCAGGAAGTGGCTAGTGGCGGATTCGACCGTGGCATTCTGGTGTGTGGCACTGGCATTGGCATGTGCATCGCCGCAAACAAGGTGAAAGGCATAAGGGCAGCGATATGCAATGATCTTTTTTCGGCGCATCGTGCCCGACAACACATTGATATTAACGTACTTTGTCTAGGACAGGACATAGTGGGACAAGAGTTAGCCAGAATGATTGTGCACGCCTTTCTCGTCACTGAGTTTGAGGGTGGAAGGCACGCTCAGCGTTTGGAGAAGATAAAGATTCTAGAGAAAAGCTGA